One Clostridia bacterium genomic window, CGTTGACGGAGGTGGCGAGCAGTAATATAATAAGGGTGTCCTTCGGGGATCGGTGAAATTCCGTACCGGCGGTATAGCCCGCGAGCAGACGCTGATCCGGTGAAATTCCGGAGCCGACAGTTAAAGTCTGGATGGGAGAAGGGCTGAATAACGGCTTATTATGCCCGGTCCCCGAAAGGGAACCGGGCATAGTTTTTGGGGGAAAGCATGCCAGAAGCAGGAGAAACCAGTGATATCCTCTATATGCAGCGAGCCCTTAGTCTAGCAGCTCAAGGACGGGGTTGGACCAGCCCTAACCCTATGGTAGGAGCAGTATTGGTCCAAGATGGTCAGGTCATAGGCGAGGGATATCACCGAGCGGCTGGACAACCTCACGCTGAGATCGAAGCTTTAAAGGCTGCTGGTTTCAATGCCTCGGGAGCTACCATATATGTCACTTTAGAGCCTTGTTGCCACTTTGGCCGAACTCCACCATGTACCCAAGCCCTCATTAAGGCCGGAATTCGGCGAGTGGTTTGTGCGATGCTGGATCCTAATCCCTTGGTACAAGGAAAGGGAGTGGCTCAGCTCCGGGAGGCGGGAATTGAAGTTACGGTAGGAGTGCTGGCTGACCAAGCCCAGCGGCTTAACGAAGCTTTTAGCAAATGGATTACTACCCGGCGCCCTTTTGTGGTCCTGAAGGCCGCCATTAGCTTGGACGGAAGGATTGCTGCTGCTAACGGTTCATCACGGTGGATTACTTCCGAAGCAGCCCGGCAGAAGGCCCATCAGCTTCGCTCCCAGTATGATGCCGTTTTGGTAGGAGTACAGACAGTGATTAAAGATAACCCTCAGCTAACTTGTCGTCTGGAAGGCAGCCAACACCAACCGGCGCGGGTAGTAGTTGACAGCCAGTTACGCCTGCCCTTAGATGCTCAGGTTGTGAGCGAAAGGCTGCTAAAGGTGAGCCCCACCATAATTGCCCACGGCAGCATTTATGATAGGCAGAAGGCCCAGCTACTTAAAGAGCGAGGGGCAGAATTGTTGGAAATAAGGATGACTCCAAGTGGTGTGGACTTAGAGCAGCTGATCGAAGTTTTGGGGCAACGGGGAATTACCAGTATTTTGATCGAAGGCGGGGCCGAAGTTAACGCTTCAGCCTTGGAACAGGGGATTGTTGACAAAGTGGTGCTATTCGTTGCTCCCAAGTTTATTGGTGGCCGGGAAGCGCCGGGCATGGTGGGAGGCCACGGCGTCGAGGACGTGAAC contains:
- the ribD gene encoding bifunctional diaminohydroxyphosphoribosylaminopyrimidine deaminase/5-amino-6-(5-phosphoribosylamino)uracil reductase RibD, with translation MPEAGETSDILYMQRALSLAAQGRGWTSPNPMVGAVLVQDGQVIGEGYHRAAGQPHAEIEALKAAGFNASGATIYVTLEPCCHFGRTPPCTQALIKAGIRRVVCAMLDPNPLVQGKGVAQLREAGIEVTVGVLADQAQRLNEAFSKWITTRRPFVVLKAAISLDGRIAAANGSSRWITSEAARQKAHQLRSQYDAVLVGVQTVIKDNPQLTCRLEGSQHQPARVVVDSQLRLPLDAQVVSERLLKVSPTIIAHGSIYDRQKAQLLKERGAELLEIRMTPSGVDLEQLIEVLGQRGITSILIEGGAEVNASALEQGIVDKVVLFVAPKFIGGREAPGMVGGHGVEDVNSAPSLRDLEISRVGPDLMITGYL